AATATCATATTCTAACTGTTTGCTAGAATCTAAAAAATCTTTAAGACTTGGTTCTAATACCATTTTTATTTGAGATTTCTAATTATACACAACGAATCGGGCATGGTATCGCAGCCAGATTGCATCGCAGATGGCTGTGGAATATGCCCCTTGTTGTGGTGATTTATTTTATAGAACGATTAATGTGAATCAAAAGAACTTCTTCTAACTCGCCACTTTTATCCCAAAAATCTTCTTCTAGTTGATCTGTTAAAGAATCGTATTTATCATCCCATTCTCCCATCAAGTCATTTCTTTCATCTATATCTTTAGGAGGAATCCCATCTGGGAACAGTGAATTAAATTTTCTAATTAAATCTGCTATTCCAGTACACCCTAAAAATTCTAAATCTTCTAATGTTTCAATATTATGTTCTGCTCCATAATTCACATAATGGTCTATAAGACCATCTGTTATTAAAGGTTCTACATTATACCAAATACGTTCAGCTTTTGTTAATTGGGAATAATCAGAATATCCTTTCGTAAGAATTTCCTCCCATTTCGGTTGTAAATCTTCTCGTGTCATAATTATCACTTTTCACCACAACGACTCGGGCATGGTGTCGCAGGTAGGTTGCGTCGCATACCGACCTGTGCAATATGCCCCTTGTTACCGCTATTTTTTACTTATTTTTCAATTATACAGAATGTTTAAAACTTTTGATTATCAACGCCCTGCAAAACATTTTTCTTTTTTACGATCTGTTTTTCATTTCAAAACGTTCCGATTTTTAAAGTCAATTTTCTCTTTTACAACTCTTTTTGAGCGTGAAATCTAATCGAAAATTCATTTTACAGAATCTGATAAAATCTAAAGTTTGAAAAGATTAAATCGAACTACAAATTGGTTGGCTATCTGATAAAAAATCCCACTACAATAAAATTTATCTGCGAAAAGATAAAGTCCAATAATCAAATCGAAATCCGCTAAAATCTAGACGAAATGTTCGATTGAAAAATCCAAGAATCTAGAAAATTACACAGAAAGATCAAGTCGAACTTATATTTCAAAATCCTGCCTAACTTTATCAAAAAGCACTGATCTTATTTGATTTAGAGAAATAGTTCTCACTAAAAATCTTATCGAATTTGAACTTTTTTAATTTGCTTAGCGGTAACGTATCGGGCATGGTGTCGCAGGCGGGTTGCGTCGCACCCGACCTGTGCAATATGCCCCTTGTTAGCGATTTTTTCTAGTTTATTTTGAAGAGATTAATTCTTAAGTTTTTCTCTAACTTTCATAAGAATTTTACCTAATCGATTTTTTCCCTTTCCATCTCCTCCGTCTCCCCAATAATCGTCATTTTCGGTATGTTCTATTAGAATTGAATCTTCTGTACTTAATAATAATTCTTTTAGTTCAGTATATTGAGTAAACTTGGTTAGAACAACATCATACATTACGTTATCCTTTATCTTATCCCAGTTTTTCTTAATTCTAACTTTTCTTGAACGACCTAATTCTGCCGCTTTCATTGGTGAAGCACTCTTCCTAATTTTCTCTTGGTAAGTTTTATCTTCAAATTTCTGAGCTTGAAAATAATGTTCACTTGTTGACCAAACTTTACCATTTATCTTAATTGGATATAATGCAAAATTGGAGAATTCACCCCATTTGGCTTTCTCGCTATAAAATTTTATTTCGTCTCTTTGCATTGCTTATTATCGCTAACGACTTGGGCATGGTATCGCAGGCAGGTTGCGTCGCATAGCTGCCTGTGGAATATGCCCCTTGTTATCTTCTTTTTTTCTGTTCTTTAAACCATTCAAGTTGACTCTCTATTCTTTCAAGAATTTCTTTGTCGGAGTCTCCATGAATATCTCTAATTCTAAAATTTTCCTCTGAAGGGTCTGCTTTATTCACAAATTCATTTATGCCCAAATTGAATAATGCTTGACCAAACCTTAGACTATAATGTTTGGATAAGTAATCTGATATTAAATCTAAAATCTGCTGATGTTCTTTTCTAGGATTTGATTTTTCCCATTCATCATAAAATTCTGATTTATCAATTTCAAAATTCTTGAACTCATCTAATTCTAATGCTTGATCTCCAAGACCTCCATATCCATCAAACCTCCTTTCTGAATCATATTTTAATCTATTGCCATTTTCATACAGTTCAATTTGTTTGATAGAATAACCATCAGTTCCTACTTCGAAGTACCAAATAGAAGTTCCCCACGAATCAAATTCATCTCCTCTGGTTTCATCCCATTTCCTTTTGAAATATCTATTCATCTAAAGAATTTATAACCATTATAGGTCAGTATATAAACTCACCTTATTTACTCAACATATTGAAGATAACGACTCGGGCATGGTGTCGCAGGCGGATTGCGTCGCAGAACGCCTGTGCAATATGCCCCTTGTTGTACTTCGTTTTATTTATTATTCATATCCAATCCATTCTTTAGTTTTAGAACTATATTCTTCTCTGTGCCAACCATCAATACTATATGATAGTATAAAAGATTGTCCTAAAGAATCTCGAATATATTGTATTTCATCGTGGTCAATATGAAAATCAGTGATGGAATGTGGATAACAACCTTCTTTATTTTTGACCTCGTCTAAATGAGAAATTAAAGCTTTACATTTTTTTCGCTTATTGCCCCAATCGTTTTTTCGCATTGGTAATGAAATAATAAAAGCTAAAGTCAACATCAATAAAACATTAGCTGGTATTTTAAAATTACGCTTTTTATAAATCAGATCTATTATACCAACAATTACAGTAATTATAAACAAACTTATCCATATGAAACCAATCGAAATCGTAAAAAATATTTCTGCTTTTGACATTAAAATACCTAAGAAAAATGCCAGCAAAAGTATGATTACAATACTAATTATTTTAGTTTTTAATGAATTCATCTACTCATTTTTTTGCGAATGAAGTACAACGACTCGGGCATGGTGTCGCAGGCAGATTGCGTCGCAGATGCCTGTGAACTATGCCCCTTGTTGTAGCCAGTTTTTTACTTTATTTTTTAGCTCATTTGCAGAATATTTTCACTTTAAAACTCTGCTAAGATTTTATTTATTTTACGCTAACAAATTCATTTTCAAACAATCTGAATTTGCAGACATTTTTTAGGATCTAACTTATCCCAAAATGTAGAGATCAAATCCGTTGTAAAAAATCCTAAGTTGTGACTCAAAAAGATTAAATCCAACTACGCTAATCGAAGATTTATAGACAATCAGAAATTTTCAAGAAAACATGTCG
This genomic stretch from Sediminitomix flava harbors:
- a CDS encoding NADAR family protein is translated as MQRDEIKFYSEKAKWGEFSNFALYPIKINGKVWSTSEHYFQAQKFEDKTYQEKIRKSASPMKAAELGRSRKVRIKKNWDKIKDNVMYDVVLTKFTQYTELKELLLSTEDSILIEHTENDDYWGDGGDGKGKNRLGKILMKVREKLKN
- a CDS encoding DMP19 family protein, whose translation is MTREDLQPKWEEILTKGYSDYSQLTKAERIWYNVEPLITDGLIDHYVNYGAEHNIETLEDLEFLGCTGIADLIRKFNSLFPDGIPPKDIDERNDLMGEWDDKYDSLTDQLEEDFWDKSGELEEVLLIHINRSIK